CATCTACGTGTACAAGGTGCTGAAGCAGGTGCACCCGGACACGGGCATCTCCTCCAAGGCCATGAGCATCATGAACTCCTTCGTCAACGACATCTTCGAGCGCATCGCCGGCGAAGCCTCCCGCCTGGCCCACTACAACAAGCGCTCCACCATCACCTCCCGCGAGATCCAGACCGCCGTGCGCCTCCTGCTGCCCGGGGAGCTGGCCAAGCACGCCGTCTCCGAAGGCACCAAGGCCGTCACCAAGTACACCAGCTCCAagtgaaaagggggaagggatcCAAAGCCCTCTTCGAAACCCAAAGGCTCTTTTAAGAGCTACCCACTTGCGTTTTAAAAGAGCTTTAAACCGCTTGTGTAAAGGTTGATACAGATTCTGAACTGAAATCAAAATCCCCAAAGAGAAACTTTCAAAAGTAGCTGAactatattattttttaaaagtgtttttatAAGAGCATGCCGGCATACTTGAAACTTTAGGCGGTGGGGGGGATAGATTGtaaattctgtttaaaaaaaaagttgcattTTTGTAGAATAGACATTTGTGTTGCAAATGTAAGGTTTGAGGGGTGGGGACCTTTCCCCGAGGGTGCAATTCCTAGGGACTATAATAGCAATGTTCAGAAACGAGTAAGCGGGAACATTTAAATCTCCCAGGATTTATTGCAGTTTATACAAAAGCAATTACTCTTGAACAAAAAGTACTTTAAAAGGGACCTTCAGTTTCAAGAGGGTTTAAAAAGCCCTTGATTCCCTACAAATTTCAACTAGTTAATGTTATCGTTGCTGTTACGATCTCTATCGAAATTATCGTTGCAGTTATGATCTCTAGGCTATTCTTGATtagaattccacacacacacaccaataatTGCATGTCACTCATTTCCTATAGTTTTATGATCCCTGAAAGACGGGAGGGTGGAAaatgccttcaagtcacagctggttatggcgacacgccccccccccgcccccaactttCAAGGGACggtcagaggttgtttgccattgcctgcctctgcgcactTCCTTGGCGGTCTACCATCCAAGTCAGACCCTGAaactttaggccaggggtgtcaaacacatttgtaatgaggaccggatctgacataaaagagacctagttgggccaggccatgtcagtctgagccatgtgtgtacctatttaaaaatactgtgtgtgtgtttgtctgttctttataaaatttatatctctgctagtagttttaaataggtacacacatggcccagactgacatggcttggcccagctAGCTTAacatgcttaaaaggttagcacttattggtcttaaaggtgctttctttgtttttctcccatgggatccagggaactgggcaaaggaagctctggctctttccttccttccccagggactggggagaggagcctcagccaatagaaggaagagcggCTTGGCTcaataactctgctgtgcaataaaTCTGCTGTGCaactcagtctgacttcaataccgggaaagttggtagaaaccatgatCAAGGACAGattgagtaggcacactgatgaacacaagttattgaggaagactcagcatgggttctgtaagggaagatcttgcctcactaacctgttacatttctttgaggggggtgaacaaacatgtggacaaaggggacccaatagatgttgtttaccttgactttgataaagttcctcatcaaaggctgcttagctcgacagtcatggagtaaaagtatcctcttgtgcatcaaaaactggctaattaataggaagcagagagtgagtataaatgggcagtcttcgtagtggaggacggtaagcagtggggtgccacagggctcagtacggggtcccatgctctttaacttgttcataaatgatttggagttgggagtgagcagtgaagtggccaagtttgcagatgacactaaattgttcagagtggtgagaaccagagaggattgtgaggcactccaaagggatctgttgaggctgggtgagtgggcgtcaacgtggcagatgcggttcaatgtggccaagtacaaagtaatgcacattggggccaagaatcccagctacaaatacaagtagatgtggtgtgaactggcagagactgaccaagagagagatcttggggtcgtggtagataacgcactgaaaatgtcaagacagtgtgcgtttgcaataaaaaaggccaacgccatgctgggaattattaggaagggagttgaaaacaaattaaccagtatcataatgcccctgtataaatcgatggtgcggtctcatttggaatactgtgtacaattctggtcgccgcacctcaaaaaggatatagcattggaaaaagtccagaaaagagcaactagaatgattaaagggttggaacactttccctatgaagaaaggttgaaacgcttggggttctttagcttggagaaacgtggactgcggggtgacatgatagagattcacaagattatgcatgggatagagaaagtagagaaagtacttttctccctttctcacaatacaagaactcgtgggcattcgatgaaattgctgagcagtcgggttaaaacggatagaaggacaTCCTTCTTCaccctaaagggtgattaacatgtggaattcactgccacaggaggtggcggcggctacaagcatagccaacttcaagagggggtgagataaaaatatggagcagaggtccatcagtggctattagccacagtgtgttgtgTTCTTTATTGAgaaagccaggcaaagcaagctattcctccccaagggaggagcctcagccaatggagaaaacagagactttgttctgtagctcctgtacaattgagcaagccttgcaaagcaacctgtgttgcaaaaggaagcaggagaaggaagcagatgacagccagttgctcggggggcctgataggagccagtttggtgtagtggttaagtgtgcggactcttatctgggagaaccaggtttgattccccactcctccacttgcacctgctggaatggccttgggtcagccatagctctggcagaggttgtccttgaaagggcagctgctgtgagagccctcccagccccacccacctcatagggtgtctgttgtggggggagaagacataggagattgtaagccgctctgagtctctgattcagggagaagggcgggatataaatctgcaattcttcttcttcttcttctccaagggcctgatttgccccctcccccaccccgaactatgtgtttgacacccctgctttaggcggTAATTTCAACAAACCAAGCAACCGCTAATCGCAAACGTTAACATTCTCCAGAGCTCTTTCTCGGGCTGGAGTCATTTCTAAAGTGTGCAATCCCAGCCAGAATCCAGCAAATTAGAGAGCTCCCGGGGGAGCTGGTAACCAGGTCCGGCTGACCCCTAACGTCTTGGTTTAGGCGCATCCACCCAAAgcaacccttcccttccctaccgcTGCTCCCATTTCCTCCCTCCTGGCTCATTCCGGGTAGGGGCTTGGGGGCGAGGTTTTAGGGATCATTAAGAATGATTTATAGTTTTGTAATTAAAGAACAGTCCAAAATGGTGGATCAAAGTTTTAAAAGTTTCCAGCTGTGCGTTTGCCGGTTTTCCAGAGAAGGTTTAATAAGGAACATTAAAAGTAAGGAGACGGCAGGCGCCCCTCTTGAAGAATTCAAAATACCCGCACTGAGAAGTGATTGGTTTCTAAAGTGACGCAAGTCTAGCTATGGGGCCTGTACAAAAGCGATTTTTTAAACACTTGTTTCTGTCTTCCTCGTTAGTATAGTGGTAAGTATCCCCGCCTGTCACGCGGGAGACCGGGGTTCGATTCCCCGACGGGGAGatgatgcatttttttttccaattgacAAATCTAAATTCATTAAATACTATACAATTAATAGGCTTTAGTGCATTTATTCAGAATGAAGGATCATGTGGAAGAATGCTATGTTGtggtctctctctttttctaaAAAGTTAATCTGCATCCGATGGTGGAAAATGTATGTCCAAATTCAAGGTCCAAAACTTGAGGTCCATCAACAAGGAAAAGTAATAAAGACGGAAACTCATCGGGTAATGAGAGTTGTTAACCCTGCATATTTAATAACCTCGGTCTCTAAAAGGCACAGCCTAAAAGTTCTTAAAACCTAATTTATTCATCTGTGAATGCCACACTTTTAATCCAAAAGTCAACAAAAGGTATCaatattggataattttttatttttacagGGGAGAAAAACTTACGCCCAACGTGGGGCTCGAACCCACGACCCTGAGATTAAGAGTCTCATGCTCTACCGACTGAGCTAGCCGGGCTGCTGTTACAGATGCTGCTCTGAGACCTTCTAGCTTAAACctgctagctttttttttttttaaaaataatattttattttagatttgAAATACAAATTCACATATTCCAAAGCGCGGATGCAATATTTTTACCTTGCTGCTTAAAATGCAAGCCTGAAGGTTTCACCGGAGCATTTAATCCTCGTTCTGTGTTAACGATAGGAAATTGCTTATAACTGTTTTTCTAAACGCACAAAATCATTATTCCGCTAGAATTCGTACCATTTAAATTAACGCTGAAAACCTTTCTAGGAGCTGATCTTTCAAAGTTTGCTGGTTACAACCTCCCCCTTTTTGACCACTGGAAAGCCTTTCACAGTTTGAAGAATGGGAATCGTTTCAGCCAATCAGAGGAGCCCTTTTCAAAACCGGCCACTCTGCAGCCAATAAGATTTGAGTCTCGGAGCATTattaaatcagccagtatccctCCAATTTTCAAGGCGGGGGCGGGAAACCAAGGTTGCTGTAGATTTGTTCTGAAAGATTTTAAGCGAAATAAAAGTCTTCAACGTTTGTGTGgggcggtttttttttttttaaaggatattaAAAATGGCAAAGGCAGGCATGGGTCAAAATGAAGGTTTGgtgctgggagaggggggagacaggagggcttctagtggtcTGACCCCACTCATGGACCccgtgatggcacctgggttttttggccattttgacagtgttggactagatgggccattggcctgatccaacgtagtttctcttatgttcttgttttaGGCTACGGACTAAATAATATGTGCAACAAAACGCTCAAAGTAACCTATTTAAGTGAAGAAAGGAATGCATTAAAAGTGAACTCCGGAGTTGTATGTTGAAACCTTTGGTCGGAAGGCCTGTAAATTAAGTAGCGGCCCCCTTTCTTCCTTTGCAAATAATCTTAAATTCATTGAACAAAAATTGCTTTGAGCGTTTTGTTGCACATAATATTCAGTCCGTAGcctaaaagaacataagagaaaccacgttggatcaggccaatgacccatctagtccaagagtcagtggccaaaaaccccaggtgccatcaggaggtccatgagtgggATCAAACCACTAGAAGCCCTGTCTCCCTCCTCTCCCAGCACCAGACCTTCATTTTGACCCATGCCTGCCTTTGCCAtgttattaaaaaaaccccaaatgcttCAATGTCTGATTACACTTCGACCACGCGTTAAAGAAAACCTATAAATCTCACTGCAACGGGTTGCAATTTGAATGCACAGCATTATAGCTAGTGACTGGCTCTTTTACTGGAAAAGTGGGTGGCTCTTAAAAGAGCCTTTGGGGTTTGTTTTTTGAAACTGCCTGAAACCGAGTTACTTGGAGCTGGTGTACTTGGTGACGGCCTTGGTGCCTTCGGAGACGGCGTGCTTGGCCAGCTCCCCGGGCAGCAGGAGGCGCACGGCGGTCTGGATCTCGCGGGAGGTGATGGTGGAGCGCTTGTTGTAGTGGGCCAGGCGGGAGGCTTCGCCGGCGATGCGCTCGAAGATGTCGTTGACGAAGGAGTTCATGATGCTCATGGCCTTGGAGGAGATGCCCGTGTCCGGGTGCACCTGCTTCAGCACCTTGTACACGTAGATGGAGTAGCTCTCCTTGCGGCTCTTCTTGCGCTTCTTGTCGCCCTTCTTCTGTGTCTTGGTGATCGCCTTTTTGGAGCCCTTTTTAGGAGCAGGCGCGGACTTAGCTGGCTCGGGCATCTTTGCAGGACAAACTCTATCAACGCGAAAAAGATAATACCGGGAGCGCTTGccgagctgctatttataggcagGCTATGGAAATGAAGGCTCCGAAATTCTCTACTTGGATTGGGTGGTTGTTCAATTACGTCATAACACAGGCCTGGGGAATACGCAAATGACTAGGATTCAAACCTCGCCGTTTCATTGGAGCACGCTAGCTGATCAGACCGCCCCCCGGAAAGCCTCCTTCGATTGGCTACTTGCGATCGCGGCAAGGCGTTCCAATTAACCCTCAAGTGACCGGAGGCAAACCAACTCGAATGGTATACTTTGCTGCTTGCTTATTAAATCTAAATCAAATTCTTGATTTCCACGGAAAAGGAAATTATCAGGAAAGAACTCCATGTGGAATCAAAGGGGGAAGGGAACCCCCAAAGCTCCCCCAGCAAAGTGTTTAAAAGTGCcactttcttatttttttttcctccaagaaGCGAATTTAGTGGTCGCGTTGATCCAAGTCCAGAAGGGATCAGTGCAACAAACGATCTTGAATTTATCCTCGTATACAAATATTCTTTCGAATGTGTCTGGAATCTCCACCAGCTCGGACTGGCCACGTGGgaattaactcccccccccctcccccgaatcAGAAGCTGCCGCtctaatatttattttttaagacaatttatagtccgccctttcccaaggatgggctcagggtggatcacaacattataaaaacagtattaataaaaacagtttaaaaccagAGCGATGTGGAGAATACAATTTGACAGATAATAACAAATTATAAAGCGCTTCTGCTTCTGCAGGGGATCCCTCTGAACTCCCCGAGACTTGCTTTCCAACCAGCCGCGCAGGCGATCCCACTGCACGTTTCCCGGCTAGGAAAATGTATAATTCAAAGATCCTGAAGCGGAtgtgagagggaaggaagggaagccaGCAAGCAAGGCGCGGGCTTTCttcgctctctctctttttggaaCATCCGGTTGTTTAAAggtctttttttttctccttccggGTCTGCGTTATTATTTGGGGGGGGAGTTATCCAATCGGGAGGAGAAAAGATCGTTTGAATCCTGAAGATCCTCGATCGCCCCCGGGTTCTTGCCCCCCGCGGCTGCTTTTCGGAGGGATCTGCTGGAAGCCCCGGGAGTTGCTGTCACTCGCTTTTGCAATCTCTCGGCCCGGGCTGCCCGGCTGCCGAGAGAGCCCTTGCGCCGCTGCCTTCCATCTTGGCTGGGTAAGTGCGCCCCGCTTGGAAAGCTGGGAGGCTCCTGGTCGCAGTTGTCCCCCAAGGCTGGGAAGCGACtcgtccaggggtggccaaacttccttcatgtaagagccacatagaataaacgtcagatgtttgagagccacgagacaagagcatcagatgtttgaaagccctgagacaggaaggaaggaaggaaggaaggaaggaaggaaggaaggaaggaaggaaggaatttgtgGGGCAGCGAGGCAAAAAGGAAACAAATgaccttttatatatatatatataccatttCTATGCCCGATTGAGTTGGAATAGAACAATAATTGGACCAATATTTTGTGCATTTTGATTTCCCACCCTTTCCCCACAGATGTCCGCGGTGGGTGGCATACACCCCCGTGCCCTTTTCTCACACTGTCTTTTGAacagcagccctgcaaggtaggttaggctgagaccatGGCTGAGCAAGGGTCACTCGTTCATTTGCATTGCAGTGGGTGGATtgcagtttgggttttttttccaatCTGAGCTTAACATCCTCTATCCGTCTTCAGACCTCCCCTTCATCGCTGCAACGATCCTGGAAGATTACCAGGAGGAAAAAATAGATTACTCATGAAATGTATCCATACTTCATAAAATAAACAATCAGAGcttagcatttaaaaaaaaaaatcctaccctTTTTGCAAAAAGCCTGGAATGATGGACTTCGTCCTCCTCTCctaattttatcttcacaacagccttgcaaggtaggttagTCCCAGTGCATCTGACTGGCCACAGATCTCCGGTCAGCCTTTGGGGGGATTTAAACTGGGATACAGTAGCCCAGTGCTCTGAATGGCTCCTGCTGTCCCTCTACAATAGGAATCTTTGGTCATTCTTCTTAAGAGGAGGAGATTTCCCAGTCATGGTGCTAACACTGAGAAGACCCTGCTCTGCCTTACTGTCTGTTTGGTTTCCTGTGGTAGAGTCAGGTGGTGTaagtttctgccccccccccccccagacctacaAGAGCAGGGAGGTTTCTTTTAGCAAGGAAGTCCCCTGCAAAATGGGAACCGCTGGTTGCTTTAAAGATCCAACCCGCCAGCTTAGCTTGtcctaatgcaggggtccccaatccccaggccatggaccagtactggtctgtggcctgttagcaaccgtgctgtgagttgtataattatttcattatatattaaaatgtagtagtaataataataagttgacattggatttatatcctgccctccactccaaatctcaaagcagctcacaatctcctttatcttcttcccccacaacagacaccctgtgaggtaggtggggttgagagagctttcccagaagctgccctttcaaggccaactctgcaagagcaatagctgacccaaggccattccagcagctgcaagtggaggtgtggggaatcaaacccagttctcccagataagagtccacacatttaaccaccacaccaaaataaagtgcatgaTTGTATCATTCCGaaatccccccctccacccccggtctgtggaaaaattgcttTCCACAAAACCAGACCCTGGtgacaaaaaggttggggaccactgtcctaGTGGACCGAGTGTTGGATGAGGAttctgggacacccaggttcaaatccccacttctgTCATGGATGCTcgctgggtgaccctgagccagtcacatactctcagcctagcctacttatAGGGGGGTCCTTGCTGTGGAGGAAGGAATGATGACATTCATTGTGTCCCAGCTGGGGAGTAAAGCTGGCTATAAATCAACAAGGGCAATACAAGTGCACTTTGCCCTCTCTGTGTCAGAATATCCAGGCTACAGGCCACAGCTAGGTCTGCATGGTCTAAACGACAGCTGGACAAGCTGGCATTGctccaggttgcatcagccaaggtGATGTAATGGGGTGGCGCTTAGTGACTCAGTACTAAGCTGATTGGGTACTGAATTGTTTAAATGTGCAATAGACCTGTTCTGCTTGTGGTGTGTGTATAGTGGATGCGTTGGCGGAGCGCTTTGTCAGtctgtataaatattgtaaataaaccttGGATACAGTTAGCTTAACAGCGACTGTGTACACTCTTCATTCTGCAAGTCTCGAGAAGACCCCACGCTAAGCACCAACACTCTGATGCCCCTCTGCTCACGGCATGCCCTTGATTCTGTCACTGGGGCTCGGATCCCTGCCTAAGGCATCTATGGAGGCACAAGGCGTGTGTGCACGGCGGCGTCAGGTGCAGCCAGAGGGTCGCTCTCATCTGGTTTCCTCTGTCCGCTGTggatccacccccctcccccccacgaaGGTGGAAGTGTCAGCGGTTGACCCGGCGGCTGGCCAGCTGTGGGGCGGGAGGGAGGGGCCCGTTCAAGGATGGGAAAGGGTCGACGGAACTCCATTTTGGAACCATGCTGTGAAGCTTCTGAactgtcttcaaaggcagccccgcAGACAGCGTATTGCAGAAGTCAAGAGTAGTGTGAGGGTATGCAGGTTGGAGGATGCAGCAAGACGTAGTTGTCAGTAGAGTGATAGTCAAGCAAAGACCCCAGAAAGATATGGGCTTAGTAAGGGATTGGCTCTACATGAGAGGTGACAAGATCTCAAGTGGAATGGGGTTGTGGGGACCTAGAAGGCCAGTCTACACTTAGTTTGGGACAGTGGCTGTCAAACTGTGGGCTGGGACCCAAGACTGGATGACAGGTGGGTCTCAAGACCTGGAGGTAAGAGAAAGTTAGGTCAGCTAGGTGAAGAGGTGAGGTGGGGGGCTCTCTTGAGTTGGCCTTTGCGTCAAGAGCCAAATGGTCATGAAATCCAGCTATTCTATTTCTTTATGAAAAAATATAAACAGGAGTCAAAGAATGTAACCCTGCTAGGTGTCAACTGATATATGTTTCTTGCATTCTGTGTTGAGGAAGGGGAAAGTCATGTGGAAAGACTTTGTAAGTGGTTTCCCCAGAAGTACGATGGAGTTGATGATAGAGCAGAGCTGTCAAacacagtttgggggccgaatcaggcccccagagggctcctttcaggcccccaagcaactggctgtcatctgcttccttctctctctctctctctctctcgcttccttctgcataacagcttcctttgcaaggcttgatgaattgcacaggagctacagagcaaaacctctattttctctattggctgaggaacctcagggaagaagggaggaggaatagcttgctttgctaggctctctcaatcccatagcagagctactgagccaagcctttcttcgtTCTATTCGCTGAGGCTCCactcctcctggtcccttggggaaggaaggaaagagccagagcttccttcgcccagttccctggattccgtgggagaaatgcaaagaaaacatctttaagggcaataagtgctaatgttttaagcatgtttaaacttttaaaatatatatatatatttgggcttggctgtgttctgtataaaatttatatttctgctacctaatcttaaataggtgcacatggcagggcccaacccaacatggcccagccaaacaaggtctcatttatgtcagatttgtccctcataacaaatgagttcgacgcccctgtgatagagcatctgcttggcatgccgagggtcccaggttcagtccccggtatctccagttaaaagttctggcaggaggggatgggaaagacctctgccttgagaccctggagagctgctgccagtctgagtaaacagttCTGACTCTGATAGGccaaaggg
The sequence above is a segment of the Heteronotia binoei isolate CCM8104 ecotype False Entrance Well chromosome 15, APGP_CSIRO_Hbin_v1, whole genome shotgun sequence genome. Coding sequences within it:
- the LOC132584340 gene encoding histone H2B 1/2/3/4/6-like, encoding MPEPAKSAPVPKKGSKKAITKTQKKGDKKRKKSRKESYSIYVYKVLKQVHPDTGISSKAMSIMNSFVNDIFERIAGEASRLAHYNKRSTITSREIQTAVRLLLPGELAKHAVSEGTKAVTKYTSSK
- the LOC132584339 gene encoding histone H2B 1/2/3/4/6-like; translated protein: MPEPAKSAPAPKKGSKKAITKTQKKGDKKRKKSRKESYSIYVYKVLKQVHPDTGISSKAMSIMNSFVNDIFERIAGEASRLAHYNKRSTITSREIQTAVRLLLPGELAKHAVSEGTKAVTKYTSSK